The genomic stretch ATGTCCGCCCTGTTCACCCGCGCCGAGCCGCGGGACTTCCTCGACGTCGACGCCGCCATTCAGACAGGCCCGTACACCCGAGAGCAGGTGCTCGAACTCGCCGAGCAGGCCGACGCCGGCTTCGACCCCAGGGTGCTCGCCGACCTGTTCGCGATGCTCCAGCGATATCCAGACCGCCGCTTCGCCGCCTATGGCGCCGACCCCCCGTACATCGCCGCGATGCGCGAGCGCTTCGCGCAGTGGCGCGAGGTGCTGCTCACCGACGAGAAGTAGTGCCTGTGAGTTCCACGGACGTGGCGATAGACGGCGGACTGGACCGGCTGCGCCGGGAGTTGGACCGATTGCGGGTCGAGAACGTCCGCCTGCCGCGCCTGCTGCTGCGGGGGTCAGGACACGGCAGGTTCAGCCGGTCGCAGCATTTGATCTTGCTGGTTCGGTGAGACGGGATGTCCCGCCGTGCGTGCGTTGTTGACCTTGGCGGATCGTGAAGTGATATCCCGTGGCCTGGCCGAAGGCTTGGAGTACAAGCAGATCGCGGTCCTGATCGGCCGGAACCCGTCGGTGGTGTCGCGGGAGGTCGCCCGGCACGGTGGCCGGGCCGGATACCGGGCCGCGGCCGCCGACGCTGCGGCGGCGGTAGCCCGGTGCAGGCCGAAGACGTGCGCGGTGGAGCGGGTACCGGGCCTGCGGGAGATGGTACGCGAGCGGCTGCAGTTGGGGTGGTCGCCGGCGTCGATCGCGGGTCGGTTGGCGTTCGACTACCCGGACGATCAGGCTTACCGGGTGTCTCATGAGGCGATCTACCAGTCGGTGTACGCCCAGCCAGTGTCCGCTCTGGCTCGGGAGTTGATCCGGCTGCGCACAGGCCGCACCGCCCGACGTGGCGGTGCCCGCCCTGCACCGGCACCACGCATCCGTGAGCCCCGCTACCTGGACGAACGCCCCGCCGAGGTCGAGGGCCGGCAGGTCCCCGGCCACTGGGAAGGTGACCTGGTCATCGGCAAGGCAGGCAAGAGCGCAGTGGCCACGCTGGTCGAGCGGACCTCCCGGTTCGTGGTCCTGGTCCCGCTGACCGGCCGGGACTCCTTGACCGTCGGCGACGCGATCCCCGCCGCCGGAACTCTCCCGCCGCAACTGGCCCGCTCGTTGACCTGGGACTGCGGGGCGGAGATGGCCGGCCACGCCCAAATCACCGCCGCCGGGCTGCCGGTGTACTTCGCCCGCCCGCACTCACCCTGGCAACGCGGCAGCAACGAAAGCGCCAACCGAATCCTGCGCGAGTACTTCCCGTGACCGCTGTCGGCGTACAGGTTCAAGTGCACAGGCGCGTACGGCTGAATGTGCAGAGCTCGCCGTACCAGCCCGGATCCCAGAAGATCATTCAGGCCATCGACGTCCATCAGCGTGGCCGCTGGCCCTGCCCCACGCAGTCCAGCTGCGGCGTGGAGCGTGTCCCCGTGGACAGGCTCGCCTGATCCGCCCGAGTGCCGGTGAGCGTGCTGCGGCGAATCGGGACCAAGCCGACCCGCACCGCAGCCGCGCAGCGGCGAGGAGGGGAAGCGGCGCGGTAGGGCCTTTCTGGGCCAAGCGGCTGCGACGGGCAGGACTGCGTGCGCCGCATCCGCGATCTTGAGCAGCGACCTGTGCAAGATCAGCTGTACCCAGCTCTGCACTCCAACGAGTACCCCGACAACCGCTGCGGCGGCACCGGCGCTGCCTCGCCCGCCAAATACTTCCGCACCGTCTTACGATCCAGCCCGGTGTCCCGAGCGATCTGCGACAGACTCAGCCCCGCCTCGTGCAGCGCACGGTACCGGCGCAGTTCCAGCCACCGCTCCGACCGCAGAACCATCGCCGCCCTCCACCCCAGCTCATACCGGGCGAAGCATTACTCATCGGACACCCCACCAAACCACCGCCACGCCGCGACCTGGCCACGTTCATCCGTACCTACCTGGGGAAACCAACCCGTACGCCGACAGACGTCGTCGACCTGCCTCAATGAAGGGCAGCTCCGTCGGGAGCTGCGGCTAGGGCCGCTCAGGCGTTCCAGGACATCGGTAGGAAGGCGCCTCAATGAAGGGCAGCTCCGTCGGGAGCTGCGGCTGGTCTGCCGGATGCGCCACACCTCACCGTCCAGGCCTCAATGAAGGGCAGCTCCGTCGGGAGCTGCGGCATGGAGGCGAGCACCAGCACCAGGGCGTTGAAGTCCCCGCCTCAATGAAGGGCAGCTCCGTCGGGAGCTGCGGGGGGATCGGCGCCGGGCGGGTAGCTGCCGCTGGGCGCGCCTCAATGAAGGGCAGCTCCGTCGGGAGCTGCGGCCTCTCCGTCGCCCGTGCGGCGGTGGCACTGGCCGGACACGCCTCAATGAAGGGCAGCTCCGTCGGGAGCTGCGGCAGGTGGACCCCGGCTACGCCACCATGGACAACGGCCTCCAGCCTCAATGAAGGGCAGCTCCGTCGGGAGCTGCGGCCCGATGTATCCGCTGATGCTCACCAGCCCCTGCGCACAGGTGCCTCAATGAAGGGCAGCTCCGTCGGGAGCTGCGGCAAGCGGTCGCGGTTGCTGATGTGGGAGGTCATCCGGCCTCAATGAAGGGCAGCTCCGTCGGGAGCTGCGGCGTGGAGGGATTCGAACCCTCTCAGCGTCACGCAACGGGCCTCAATGAAGGGCAGCTCCGTCGGGAGCTGCGGCTGGCGAAGAAGAACACGCCGTACGGCATCGACCCGAACGAGCCTCAATGAAGGGCAGCTCCGTCGGGAGCTGCGGCCCCACTGCTCGGCCAGGTCTCGTACCGCATCGTCGGCGCCTCAATGAAGGGCAGCTCCGTCGGGAGCTGCGGCGGCCTGGTACCAGCGCATGCCGGGCGCGAAACTGCGCCTCAATGAAGGGCAGCTCCGTCGGGAGCTGCGGCCTCCGGCCCAGTAGGCATACGGACGGCCAGTTCCTCGCGTGCCTCAATGAAGGGCAGCTCCGTCGGGAGCTGCGGCGAAGAGCCGACTCGGCCGTACGCGCCGTGTTTCATTAGCCTCAATGAAGGGCAGCTCCGTCGGGAGCTGCGGCAGGCTTGAACCCCTTCGAAGGCTTTCCAGTAATTCCGCCTCAATGAAGGGCAGCTCCGTCGGGAGCTGCGGCTCGATGCGTGGCAGGCGTTCGCAAGCGTCGCCAAGGTCGAGCCTCAATGAAGGGCAGCTCCGTCGGGAGCTGCGGCTGCGGCCCGTTCGTCGATGCGGGCCTTCACCGCCTCGCCTCAATGAAGGGCAGCTCCGTCGGGAGCTGCGGCCTGTCGATGACCGCTCTGCCGACCGCGATCCTGCTGGGGATCGCGCCTCAATGAAGGGCAGCTCCGTCGGGAGCTGCGGCGATGGCTCTCTTCGGTGCCGTGCTGGCCGGGATCGTCAAGCCTCAATGAAGGGCAGCTCCGTCGGGAGCTGCGGCGCAGATCGACGTTGTGGCCGGACGGCACGACGACCGGGCCTCAATGAAGGGCAGCTCCGTCGGGAGCTGCGGCTCCGCCGCCGTGTCGGCGGGCGCCTTGGCAGTGAAGCCTCAATGAAGGGCAGCTCCGTCGGGAGCTGCGGCGGCCGATGTCGCCCGCCGAGCTGGCCGCGCGCAAGTGGCCTCAATGAAGGGCAGCTCCGTCGGGAGCTGCGGCGTCGGCGTCGATGTGGTCTTCGGGTAGGGCGCAGACGCTGCCTCAATGAAGGGCAGCTCCGTCGGGAGCTGCGGCTGAAACGCGAACACGTCACCGTGTCGCACGGACGGATCATGCCTCAATGAAGGGCAGCTCCGTCGGGAGCTGCGGCGAAGCATCATGCCGTCAGCGCCCAGGACGGGGCCGCCTCAATGAAGGGCAGCTCCGTCGGGAGCTGCGGCTCGGGTCCAGGTCCACGGTGGTACGGACCGACTTGGCCTCAATGAAGGGCAGCTCCGTCGGGAGCTGCGGCTGCTGCTCCCGGCCGACGCCACCGCCACCGCCAGGGCCGAGCCTCAATGAAGGGCAGCTCCGTCGGGAGCTGCGGCGATCAGCGCCATCCCAGGCTGGTCCCAACCGCCACGGTGCCTCAATGAAGGGCAGCTCCGTCGGGAGCTGCGGCGTCATGATGTCCTCCGATTGTGTGGTGTGCCGTTCCGTTGCCTCAATGAAGGGCAGCTCCGTCGGGAGCTGCGGCGTTGGAGTGCATGCCAGCGCTCGACCTGATCGCCAAGCCTCAATGAAGGGCAGCTCCGTCGGGAGCTGCGGCCCGAAGCAGCCCCGCCCGTGGATGCACCTGACCCGGCCTCAATGAAGGGCAGCTCCGTCGGGAGCTGCGGCCCGCTCGGCAACCTGCCGACAGTGCGGGGTGCAGCACTACGCCTCAATGAAGGGCAGCTCCGTCGGGAGCTGCGGCCCAGCGTGGCAATGAGGGCGGCCAGGGCGGCCGTGGCGCCTCAATGAAGGGCAGCTCCGTCGGGAGCTGCGGCCGCAGCGCGTCACGGCGGCGGGCGGATGAGTCGATGAGGCCTCAATGAAGGGCAGCTCCGTCGGGAGCTGCGGCGGACTCGGCCAGGCTCGCGGCCACCCGGTCCATGTCGCCTCAATGAAGGGCAGCTCCGTCGGGAGCTGCGGCCACCGGCCACCCGCACCGGCAGGATCCCGCCGAGTGCCACCGCCTCAATGAAGGGCAGCTCCGTCGGGAGCTGCGGCGATCACCGGCCAAGGAGGGTCCGTTGTCCGGCAAGGGGCCTCAATGAAGGGCAGCTCCGTCGGGAGCTGCGGCCGGCCGACGCTTCCCGCTCCGCCTCGGCGGTGCGCTCTTGCCTCAATGAAGGGCAGCTCCGTCGGGAGCTGCGGCACTGACAAACCCGTCAGTTCGCGCAAAGCTGCTTGAAGCGCCTCAATGAAGGGCAGCTCCGTCGGGAGCTGCGGCCTGGCGTCCAGCGATGCCAGCAGCCCGCCGGGGTAGCCTCAATGAAGGGCAGCTCCGTCGGGAGCTGCGGCCCAGAACACCGGACCCGTCCAGCTTCGGTTCGGCGGAGCCTCAATGAAGGGCAGCTCCGTCGGGAGCTGCGGCAGTGGTACGACCTAGTCTGGACCCACGAGGCCGTCACGCCTCAATGAAGGGCAGCTCCGTCGGGAGCTGCGGCGAGTAACCAACACGCCCCCCCTAGGTAGGGGGTCGAGTTGCCTCAATGAAGGGCAGCTCCGTCGGGAGCTGCGGCCCGCCACCCAGCTCGCCGACGCCCAGGCCGCGTACACCGCGCCTCAATGAAGGGCAGCTCCGTCGGGAGCTGCGGCTCGCGTACTGAGAGGGGGGCCGATGACGATCTATTTGCCTCAATGAAGGGCAGCTCCGTCGGGAGCTGCGGCGGGCCTGGCGACGGGCAGGTCGAGACCGACGGCACGGTGCCTCAATGAAGGGCAGCTCCGTCGGGAGCTGCGGCGCCGGGGCGTTGGAGCTGCTGGACATGGTGTGCCCGGGCCTCAATGAAGGGCAGCTCCGTCGGGAGCTGCGGCCCGGCCACATCTCGTGGCACAACTCGACCGGGGCCTCAATGAAGGGCAGCTCCGTCGGGAGCTGCGGCGTCGAAGATGGCACCCGACGCGGGCGCCGGCTTGCCCTGGCCTCAATGAAGGGCAGCTCCGTCGGGAGCTGCGGCCTGCGCGACCCGTCGATCCGGCAGACCATCGACGACGAGCCTCAATGAAGGGCAGCTCCGTCGGGAGCTGCGGCCGGCGGACCGGCGATCACCATCGGCACGGCCACCGTCTCGCCTCAATGAAGGGCAGCTCCGTCGGGAGCTGCGGCCTGCCCGTTCCGAGGGCTCCCCCGCCTACATCGACCTGCCTCAATGAAGGGCAGCTCCGTCGGGAGCTGCGGCCTCCGCTGCGCTGCGTTCCTCGCACTCACCGGTCCGCCTCAATGAAGGGCAGCTCCGTCGGGAGCTGCGGCGTTCTTCTCCTTGTTGCGGTTGGTGAGTGGATCCGCCGGGTTGCCTCAATGAAGGGCAGCTCCGTCGGGAGCTGCGGCTCCAGCATCATGTCAGCACTCCCCGGTCAGGTCGGCCACGCCTCAATGAAGGGCAGCTCCGTCGGGAGCTGCGGCTGGGGCAAGATTTTAACCGCCCTGACCTGCACCTGAACCGGTCTGCCGCGAAGGGTGCGCTTCCTGCAAGGCGGAGTAGCACCTCAAGTCCATGAACCAGCGCGCACCTACACGTAGTGAGCTGGGATGACATCCTTGCGACGGGTCCGCGCTCAGAGGCGGGACGACGCAGGCTTCGCCGGTGGTTCAGAGGATCGCTGGGCCGTGGTCGGTGATGGTGCGGCTGCAGCCGATCACGTCGAGCGATCGACGGTTGTTCGCGCGGAGGGTACCCAGGTTGCAGAACAGGACGGAGTCTGTGCCCTCGTCGATCATGTCGGTGAGTTGGGTGCGGAGCCGTAGGAACTTTGCTGGCCGGGTGTCCACGATGAACACGCTGTACTGTACGCGGTCGCCGTATGATTCGAGTTTCTTGGCGACCTTCGTTCGGCGGACATCGTCGGAAATGTCGTACGCGATGAGGTAGCGCCGCACGTCATCAAGGCTCATCGGGTCTTGATGCCTTGGTATCGGGGCTGCGTTCCGTCGATCACTCCCAGGACGAGGCGTGCCTGGATCTCCATTGCGCGTCGCCAGGTCACGTCGTATCCGAAGATCGGGTGCCGGAAGGTGCCGGTGACGCGGCGTTCGTAGCCGGCGATGAGGGCCTTGCGGCCGCGTTCGCCGATTCGGGTCGTTCCGAGCGCGGTCGAGAAATCCCGCGTGCGGATCTCGCCGTTGTTGAATGCGTTCAGGACGACTGAGTCGGCTATCGGGGCCCGGAACTCCTCGACCAGGTCGAGTGCCAGTGCTGGCTTGTTGCGTCCGCTGCTGTGCAGGAATCCGGCGTGTGGGTCGAGTCCGCAGGCGACGACGGCCCGCAGGGTGTCAGCGGTCAGCAGACCGTAGCAGAAGT from Micromonospora craniellae encodes the following:
- the cas2 gene encoding CRISPR-associated endonuclease Cas2 — encoded protein: MSLDDVRRYLIAYDISDDVRRTKVAKKLESYGDRVQYSVFIVDTRPAKFLRLRTQLTDMIDEGTDSVLFCNLGTLRANNRRSLDVIGCSRTITDHGPAIL